Proteins found in one Mytilus edulis chromosome 2, xbMytEdul2.2, whole genome shotgun sequence genomic segment:
- the LOC139513724 gene encoding uncharacterized protein: MKLNFNVWTWYYLCIGLSFLDKFKITSATTIQLEAENHLLTQNNIDFKTIQIAEEKFLLVGSKDLLNFYFCLNEDSYVTIQQVCGYYSGNMSQLQVAVDENDILSFELPEMKSEVKSIPCVGLNFTMNLLSGRHLLTFKNMFADTDHFFIDNFQIHFPGIYITKRILQCSTICLESINLPKVNVNQLNSSVVGRIKNNNYNTTCAEVDNINIPIYHEQAKVLKVTAIHPAYHSFENTKIHDFKNCKQTESVIFSVRNYLLGQPLFTSKGFVLREARYLSRRTILLKFYLEGPITDSVNSEIGSNIHLQVSPIKFDTDIIFSHYGRTERWISSSPITFSSDKLQHTWNVPDFTWSSTSPNYISFILPENYTTSLIVKRLSIEKRHVRQDIPFTMFSNERSLLEGVDKDFWWPQNNDTMTVRVMETGKIFSNADYLRIYIPVPWNSINWCQIFVIYQDGNVRILPITPPGVDWIPFGSSLVVGETNPISRRPYSAIRHIDFHAKQFRMDIYYYDGNNASLVLNSKMFETSMTISNFQFKKKSLLPVLTFRSMFVTEGNSDCDHVNVDGKQDIRIQSNWTEILGTTFFFYRKCISKHNTQSPDYLVQILE; this comes from the coding sequence ATGAagctgaattttaatgtgtggaCTTGGTATTATCTGTGTATCGGCTTAAGTTTCTTGGACAAATTCAAAATTACTTCTGCTACTACGATCCAACTGGAGGCGGAGAATCACCTTCTCACACAGAACAACATTGACTTTAAAACCATACAAATTGCAGAGGAAAAATTTCTCCTTGTTGGAAGTAAAGATCTCTTGAATTTTTACTTCTGTTTAAACGAAGACAGCTATGTGACTATACAACAAGTGTGCGGGTATTATAGTGGTAATATGAGCCAGCTTCAAGTTGCTGtagatgaaaatgatattttatcgTTTGAATTACCAGAAATGAAAAGTGAAGTAAAATCCATACCATGTGTAGGGTTGAATTTTACTATGAATCTTCTATCAGGACGACACCTTCTCACTTTTAAGAACATGTTCGCCGACACTGaccatttttttattgataactttcaGATTCACTTTCCAGGAATTTATATAACCAAAAGAATTCTTCAGTGTTCCACAATATGTTTAGAAAGTATAAACCTACCAAAAGTTAATGTAAATCAATTAAATTCTTCAGTGGTTGGAAggataaaaaataacaactataatACCACGTGTGCAGAGGTGGATAATATAAACATCCCTATTTATCATGAACAAGCAAAAGTATTAAAAGTCACCGCTATACATCCGGCATACCACTCTTTTGAAAATACCAAGATTCATGACTTCAAAAACTGCAAGCAGACTGAATCTGTAATATTTAGTGTCAGGAACTACCTACTAGGACAGCCATTATTTACTTCGAAAGGGTTCGTTTTGCGAGAGGCTAGATACTTGTCGAGACGTACTATCTTATTGAAGTTTTACTTGGAAGGACCAATAACGGACTCTGTGAATAGCGAAATTGGTAGCAATATCCATTTGCAAGTGAGTCCCATAAAATTCGACACTGATATTATTTTTTCTCATTACGGAAGAACAGAAAGATGGATATCATCATCGCCTATTACATTTTCTAGTGACAAGTTACAACATACATGGAATGTTCCAGACTTCACGTGGTCGTCAACATCTCCTAACTATATTAGTTTTATTTTACCAGAAAACTATACAACTTCTCTAATAGTTAAAAGGTTGTCCATAGAAAAGAGGCATGTGCGTCAAGATATCCCCTTTACTATGTTTTCAAACGAACGTTCACTCCTAGAAGGGGTAGACAAAGACTTTTGGTGGCCCCAGAATAATGATACAATGACAGTTAGGGTAATGGaaacaggtaaaatatttagTAACGCTGACTACCTACGTATATATATACCTGTCCCATGGAATTCTATTAACTGGTGTCAGATTTTTGTCATATATCAGGATGGTAATGTTAGAATTTTACCTATTACGCCACCTGGTGTTGATTGGATTCCTTTTGGATCATCTTTGGTTGTTGGTGAAACCAATCCTATTTCGCGCCGTCCGTATTCTGCAATTCGTCATATTGATTTTCACGCAAAACAATTTCGGATGGATATTTATTATTATGATGGAAACAATGCATCTTTAGTCCTGAATTCGAAAATGTTTGAAACATCTATGACTATaagtaattttcaatttaaaaagaaatcacTGCTTCCGGTTCTTACTTTTAGATCTATGTTTGTTACAGAGGGGAATTCAGACTGTGATCATGTTAATGTGGATGGTAAACAGGATATTAGAATTCAATCAAACTGGACAGAAATTTTAggaacaactttttttttctacAGAAAATGCATTTCGAAGCACAACACACAAAGTCCTGATTACTTAGTTCAAATTTTAGAATAG